One genomic region from Bombyx mori chromosome 6, ASM3026992v2 encodes:
- the LOC101741524 gene encoding synaptic vesicle glycoprotein 2A isoform X1, with amino-acid sequence MEEHGESKDRVQRAPFETALHHAGYGCFQWLLLLSCGAVYAVCALSTTTLSFVLPATKNDFELSSSDKGRLTATPLIGMCVGSYFWGNLADARGRKIAIIGALLLDALAAFLSSVVQSFSGFLACRFFSGFGIIGATGLIFPYFGDFLSLRHRDVMLCRLEVFWTVGTILLPGIAFLIIPDKRFTLTAADADFQYTSWRVFVAACGVPSLLVVLLLLPFPESPRYLLHANRAEQALHVLRRIFVVNTKLDAKDFPVESMISAGDGDEEEVVSADNNGNETKAPLTWRQRWDAFWIRKKMLVTPPYIGLLVLCCFVDFGLMFSYYTLMMWFPDLFERFSQFASLYGDEPAGVCEVSLAVANATTDIPIQSTMSPVHDQVYIHTLVVALSCVPTALWVGLTINIVGKKLMLVIMLISSGLAALGLNLVRSSLENLILSCVFEAIVSCTEAVLFCVICEIFPTKVAATAMAVTVMCGRVGAIVGNVVFGALVDEHCIVPIYMFGTLLISECRHVPRSSATTRLCTLSNAVSLCCSERAAVHHLTEEHATGAASVIQRCLSFILSIII; translated from the exons GTTACGGATGCTTCCAGTGGCTGCTGCTGCTGTCCTGCGGCGCCGTGTACGCCGTCTGCGCACTCAGCACGACCACGCTCAGCTTCGTGCTGCCCGCCACCAAGAATGACTTCGAGCTGTCGTCCTCCGACAAGGGCCGCCTCACCGCCACGCCGCTCATCG GAATGTGCGTCGGCTCGTACTTCTGGGGTAACTTGGCGGACGCTCGAGGCCGAAAGATCGCCATCATTGGAGCTCTACTTTTGGATGCTCTGGCCGCGTTCCTGTCCAGCGTTGTGCAGTCCTTCTCCGGGTTCCTGGCTTGCAG GTTCTTCTCCGGGTTCGGAATCATCGGAGCCACGGGCCTCATCTTCCCTTACTTCGGTGACTTTCTGTCGTTGAGGCACAGAGACGTGATGCTGTGCAGGCTCGAGGTGTTTTGGACCGTGGGAACTATACTATTGCCAG GGATCGCGTTTCTGATCATCCCGGACAAGCGGTTCACACTGACGGCGGCCGACGCTGACTTCCAGTACACGTCGTGGCGCGTGTTCGTGGCGGCGTGCGGCGTGCCCAGCCTGCTCGTGGTGCTGCTTCTGCTGCCGTTCCCGGAGAGCCCGCGCTACCTGCTGCACGCAAATCGCGCCGAGCAGGCGCTCCACGTGCTGCGCAGGATCTTTGTCGTCAATACCAAGCTTGACGCCAAAGACTTCCCG GTCGAATCGATGATTAGTGCGGGGGACGGCGATGAGGAGGAGGTGGTGTCTGCCGACAACAACGGCAACGAGACCAAGGCACCGCTCACTTGGAGACAGCGCTGGGACGCTTTCTGGATCCGGAAGAAGATGCTCGTCACGCCCCCGTACATCGGACTGTTAGTCCTGTGCTGTTTCGTGGACTTCGGCCTCATGTTCAG TTACTACACTTTAATGATGTGGTTCCCGGACCTTTTCGAGCGGTTCAGCCAGTTCGCGTCGCTGTACGGAGACGAGCCCGCCGGAGTCTGCGAGGTTTCGCTGGCCGTCGCCAATGCCACGACCGACATACCA ATCCAGAGCACGATGTCGCCGGTGCACGACCAGGTGTACATCCACACGCTGGTGGTGGCGCTGAGCTGCGTCCCCACCGCGCTTTGGGTCGGCCTCACAATCAACATCGTCGGCAAGAAACTCATGTTAG TGATCATGCTGATAAGTTCCGGGCTGGCGGCCTTGGGTCTTAACCTGGTGCGGTCGTCGCTCGAGAACCTGATCCTGTCGTGCGTGTTCGAGGCCATCGTGAGCTGCACGGAGGCCGTGCTCTTCTGCGTCATCTGCGAGATCTTTCCCACTAAAGTCGC GGCGACGGCGATGGCGGTGACGGTGATGTGCGGCAGAGTGGGCGCCATCGTCGGCAACGTGGTGTTCGGCGCGCTGGTCGACGAGCACTGCATCGTGCCCATCTACATGTTCGGCACCCTCCTCATCAGTGAGTGCCGCCACGTCCCGCGCAGCAGTGCCACGACGCGCTTGTGCACGCTCAGTAACGCCGTCTCTCTGTGTTGCAGCGAGCGGGCTGCTGTGCATCATCTTACCGAAGAGCACGCGACCGGAGCGGCCTCAGTGATTCAGCGCTGCCTCTCCTTTATATTatcaattataatataa
- the LOC101741524 gene encoding synaptic vesicle glycoprotein 2A isoform X3 yields the protein MCVGSYFWGNLADARGRKIAIIGALLLDALAAFLSSVVQSFSGFLACRFFSGFGIIGATGLIFPYFGDFLSLRHRDVMLCRLEVFWTVGTILLPGIAFLIIPDKRFTLTAADADFQYTSWRVFVAACGVPSLLVVLLLLPFPESPRYLLHANRAEQALHVLRRIFVVNTKLDAKDFPVESMISAGDGDEEEVVSADNNGNETKAPLTWRQRWDAFWIRKKMLVTPPYIGLLVLCCFVDFGLMFSYYTLMMWFPDLFERFSQFASLYGDEPAGVCEVSLAVANATTDIPIQSTMSPVHDQVYIHTLVVALSCVPTALWVGLTINIVGKKLMLVIMLISSGLAALGLNLVRSSLENLILSCVFEAIVSCTEAVLFCVICEIFPTKVAATAMAVTVMCGRVGAIVGNVVFGALVDEHCIVPIYMFGTLLISECRHVPRSSATTRLCTLSNAVSLCCSERAAVHHLTEEHATGAASVIQRCLSFILSIII from the exons ATGTGCGTCGGCTCGTACTTCTGGGGTAACTTGGCGGACGCTCGAGGCCGAAAGATCGCCATCATTGGAGCTCTACTTTTGGATGCTCTGGCCGCGTTCCTGTCCAGCGTTGTGCAGTCCTTCTCCGGGTTCCTGGCTTGCAG GTTCTTCTCCGGGTTCGGAATCATCGGAGCCACGGGCCTCATCTTCCCTTACTTCGGTGACTTTCTGTCGTTGAGGCACAGAGACGTGATGCTGTGCAGGCTCGAGGTGTTTTGGACCGTGGGAACTATACTATTGCCAG GGATCGCGTTTCTGATCATCCCGGACAAGCGGTTCACACTGACGGCGGCCGACGCTGACTTCCAGTACACGTCGTGGCGCGTGTTCGTGGCGGCGTGCGGCGTGCCCAGCCTGCTCGTGGTGCTGCTTCTGCTGCCGTTCCCGGAGAGCCCGCGCTACCTGCTGCACGCAAATCGCGCCGAGCAGGCGCTCCACGTGCTGCGCAGGATCTTTGTCGTCAATACCAAGCTTGACGCCAAAGACTTCCCG GTCGAATCGATGATTAGTGCGGGGGACGGCGATGAGGAGGAGGTGGTGTCTGCCGACAACAACGGCAACGAGACCAAGGCACCGCTCACTTGGAGACAGCGCTGGGACGCTTTCTGGATCCGGAAGAAGATGCTCGTCACGCCCCCGTACATCGGACTGTTAGTCCTGTGCTGTTTCGTGGACTTCGGCCTCATGTTCAG TTACTACACTTTAATGATGTGGTTCCCGGACCTTTTCGAGCGGTTCAGCCAGTTCGCGTCGCTGTACGGAGACGAGCCCGCCGGAGTCTGCGAGGTTTCGCTGGCCGTCGCCAATGCCACGACCGACATACCA ATCCAGAGCACGATGTCGCCGGTGCACGACCAGGTGTACATCCACACGCTGGTGGTGGCGCTGAGCTGCGTCCCCACCGCGCTTTGGGTCGGCCTCACAATCAACATCGTCGGCAAGAAACTCATGTTAG TGATCATGCTGATAAGTTCCGGGCTGGCGGCCTTGGGTCTTAACCTGGTGCGGTCGTCGCTCGAGAACCTGATCCTGTCGTGCGTGTTCGAGGCCATCGTGAGCTGCACGGAGGCCGTGCTCTTCTGCGTCATCTGCGAGATCTTTCCCACTAAAGTCGC GGCGACGGCGATGGCGGTGACGGTGATGTGCGGCAGAGTGGGCGCCATCGTCGGCAACGTGGTGTTCGGCGCGCTGGTCGACGAGCACTGCATCGTGCCCATCTACATGTTCGGCACCCTCCTCATCAGTGAGTGCCGCCACGTCCCGCGCAGCAGTGCCACGACGCGCTTGTGCACGCTCAGTAACGCCGTCTCTCTGTGTTGCAGCGAGCGGGCTGCTGTGCATCATCTTACCGAAGAGCACGCGACCGGAGCGGCCTCAGTGATTCAGCGCTGCCTCTCCTTTATATTatcaattataatataa
- the LOC101741524 gene encoding synaptic vesicle glycoprotein 2C isoform X2 — translation MEEHGESKDRVQRAPFETALHHAGYGCFQWLLLLSCGAVYAVCALSTTTLSFVLPATKNDFELSSSDKGRLTATPLIGMCVGSYFWGNLADARGRKIAIIGALLLDALAAFLSSVVQSFSGFLACRFFSGFGIIGATGLIFPYFGDFLSLRHRDVMLCRLEVFWTVGTILLPGIAFLIIPDKRFTLTAADADFQYTSWRVFVAACGVPSLLVVLLLLPFPESPRYLLHANRAEQALHVLRRIFVVNTKLDAKDFPVESMISAGDGDEEEVVSADNNGNETKAPLTWRQRWDAFWIRKKMLVTPPYIGLLVLCCFVDFGLMFSYYTLMMWFPDLFERFSQFASLYGDEPAGVCEVSLAVANATTDIPIQSTMSPVHDQVYIHTLVVALSCVPTALWVGLTINIVGKKLMLVIMLISSGLAALGLNLVRSSLENLILSCVFEAIVSCTEAVLFCVICEIFPTKVAATAMAVTVMCGRVGAIVGNVVFGALVDEHCIVPIYMFGTLLITSGLLCIILPKSTRPERPQ, via the exons GTTACGGATGCTTCCAGTGGCTGCTGCTGCTGTCCTGCGGCGCCGTGTACGCCGTCTGCGCACTCAGCACGACCACGCTCAGCTTCGTGCTGCCCGCCACCAAGAATGACTTCGAGCTGTCGTCCTCCGACAAGGGCCGCCTCACCGCCACGCCGCTCATCG GAATGTGCGTCGGCTCGTACTTCTGGGGTAACTTGGCGGACGCTCGAGGCCGAAAGATCGCCATCATTGGAGCTCTACTTTTGGATGCTCTGGCCGCGTTCCTGTCCAGCGTTGTGCAGTCCTTCTCCGGGTTCCTGGCTTGCAG GTTCTTCTCCGGGTTCGGAATCATCGGAGCCACGGGCCTCATCTTCCCTTACTTCGGTGACTTTCTGTCGTTGAGGCACAGAGACGTGATGCTGTGCAGGCTCGAGGTGTTTTGGACCGTGGGAACTATACTATTGCCAG GGATCGCGTTTCTGATCATCCCGGACAAGCGGTTCACACTGACGGCGGCCGACGCTGACTTCCAGTACACGTCGTGGCGCGTGTTCGTGGCGGCGTGCGGCGTGCCCAGCCTGCTCGTGGTGCTGCTTCTGCTGCCGTTCCCGGAGAGCCCGCGCTACCTGCTGCACGCAAATCGCGCCGAGCAGGCGCTCCACGTGCTGCGCAGGATCTTTGTCGTCAATACCAAGCTTGACGCCAAAGACTTCCCG GTCGAATCGATGATTAGTGCGGGGGACGGCGATGAGGAGGAGGTGGTGTCTGCCGACAACAACGGCAACGAGACCAAGGCACCGCTCACTTGGAGACAGCGCTGGGACGCTTTCTGGATCCGGAAGAAGATGCTCGTCACGCCCCCGTACATCGGACTGTTAGTCCTGTGCTGTTTCGTGGACTTCGGCCTCATGTTCAG TTACTACACTTTAATGATGTGGTTCCCGGACCTTTTCGAGCGGTTCAGCCAGTTCGCGTCGCTGTACGGAGACGAGCCCGCCGGAGTCTGCGAGGTTTCGCTGGCCGTCGCCAATGCCACGACCGACATACCA ATCCAGAGCACGATGTCGCCGGTGCACGACCAGGTGTACATCCACACGCTGGTGGTGGCGCTGAGCTGCGTCCCCACCGCGCTTTGGGTCGGCCTCACAATCAACATCGTCGGCAAGAAACTCATGTTAG TGATCATGCTGATAAGTTCCGGGCTGGCGGCCTTGGGTCTTAACCTGGTGCGGTCGTCGCTCGAGAACCTGATCCTGTCGTGCGTGTTCGAGGCCATCGTGAGCTGCACGGAGGCCGTGCTCTTCTGCGTCATCTGCGAGATCTTTCCCACTAAAGTCGC GGCGACGGCGATGGCGGTGACGGTGATGTGCGGCAGAGTGGGCGCCATCGTCGGCAACGTGGTGTTCGGCGCGCTGGTCGACGAGCACTGCATCGTGCCCATCTACATGTTCGGCACCCTCCTCATCA CGAGCGGGCTGCTGTGCATCATCTTACCGAAGAGCACGCGACCGGAGCGGCCTCAGTGA